The sequence below is a genomic window from Ensifer adhaerens.
GACGACGACGCACCGAGCCGGACAGGACCACGCGCGAGATTCCATAGGCTGAAAAAAGTCGGCGAATGCTGGAGAAGTCGCCTACAGAGGCATGTCCGATATCGAAGCCGCTCCATTCCGGTGCAGGTTCGTCAGCCAGCTGGATGATCAGCGGATTTTCTCCATGGCGACGCGCCGCGTCCGCCAGATAATGCGGAAGGAGCCCCCCGCCGGCGATGATCGCCAACCTGCCGGACGTTGCAGAATCGCCGGCGCGCATGGCGCATCAGCCCTTGCGACGACGGGCGGGCGTGGACAGCGCGCGGTCGGCCTCGGCGGCTATGAAATCGAGTATATCGATCACCTGCGGACAATCCTCGTAGTCGCCGCGAATCGCGGCGGCCTTGTCGCGCACCGACCCTTCGCCCTCGAAAATTGCCTTGTAAGCATGGCGCACACGATGGATGACGGCGCGGTCGATACCGGCCCGGGTCATGCCGACGACATTCAAGCCTTCGAGAAGGCCGGGGTTACCGTTCAGAATGCCGTAGGGAATGACATCATAGGAAACTGCAGAGAGGCCGCCGATAAAGGCGTTTCGTCCAATGCGCGTGAACTGGTGCACTGCTGCTCCGCCACCGATGATGGCGTGGTCGCCGACGGTAACATGGCCCGCCAGAAGAACATTGTTCGACATGATGACGTGACTGCCGACCCGGCAATCATGCGCCACGTGCGAATAGGCAAGAAAGAGGCACCCGTCTCCAACCACGGTTCGCCCACCATGTTCTACCGTTCCGGTGTTCATGGTGACGCCTTCGCGGATGATACAGTTGCGTCCGACTTCCAAAGTCGTGTCCACCGCACTGTGCTTGGCGCTTTGCGAGTCGCCACCAATCACGGCCGATTGGAAAATCTTCGTGCCCTCGCCGATTGTCGTTCGCCCCGTGACGACGGCATGGCTGTAAAGCTCGACATTCGCAGCAAGCACGACCTTGGGCCCGACATGACAAAACGGACCGATGACAACGCCTTCACCAATCTCGGCGCCGGGCTCGACAACCGACATGGAGTGAATTTTGGCGCTGTCTGCAATCTTGCTCATCGTCATTCCTTGTTATGCAGCATCGCGCCGACATCAGCTTCAGCCACGAGCTGGCCGTCGACCTTTGCGTCGCAATGGAACTTCCAGATGTTGCCCCGCTGCTTCTGCTTGGTCACATGGTATTCCACGCGATCGCCTGGACGCACCGGCTTGCGGAAACGGGCGTTGTCGATGGTCATGAAGTAAACGAGCTTCGGGCCGGCACCCTGCATGCGCGCGCAAATGGCGCCCGCCGTTTGGGCCATGCCTTCGATGAGCAGGACACCCGGCATGATAGGCTCACCGGGGAAGTGCCCCATGAATTGCGGCTCGTTAGCCGTGACGTTCTTGATGCCAATTGCGGAATTGTCGCCGTCGATCTCGATGATCTTATCCACGAGAAGAAATGGATAGCGGTGCGGCAACAGGGCCATCAGTTCCTGAATTTCCGCCGTTGCCAGCTGCGACTTCACATCTTCGCTCATGCGCCCTCTCCGCCTTTTGCTTTTCGCATCCCCGATCTCGCCGCGCGCTCGGCGATTTCGCGGAAGAACTCCTTGATGGGACGAGCTGGCTGACCGGCGACTT
It includes:
- a CDS encoding acyl-[acyl-carrier-protein]--UDP-N-acetylglucosamine O-acyltransferase, with the protein product MSKIADSAKIHSMSVVEPGAEIGEGVVIGPFCHVGPKVVLAANVELYSHAVVTGRTTIGEGTKIFQSAVIGGDSQSAKHSAVDTTLEVGRNCIIREGVTMNTGTVEHGGRTVVGDGCLFLAYSHVAHDCRVGSHVIMSNNVLLAGHVTVGDHAIIGGGAAVHQFTRIGRNAFIGGLSAVSYDVIPYGILNGNPGLLEGLNVVGMTRAGIDRAVIHRVRHAYKAIFEGEGSVRDKAAAIRGDYEDCPQVIDILDFIAAEADRALSTPARRRKG
- a CDS encoding 3-hydroxyacyl-[acyl-carrier-protein] dehydratase, with amino-acid sequence MSEDVKSQLATAEIQELMALLPHRYPFLLVDKIIEIDGDNSAIGIKNVTANEPQFMGHFPGEPIMPGVLLIEGMAQTAGAICARMQGAGPKLVYFMTIDNARFRKPVRPGDRVEYHVTKQKQRGNIWKFHCDAKVDGQLVAEADVGAMLHNKE